GGAACCATACCTAGTGTATCATACAGAGGTACATAAGTGATAGCTTGGCTATTACAGGCCTGTAGGCAACAAAGGAGATGAGATGAGAGCTCAAACATATTAACTTAAACTTTCAGTATggtatcaaattaaaacaagtCTCTATCCTGTgggatttttatttatttggtgtcagaactttcaaatttacaaatttagtcgataaacttttgaattttttttaaattcatgaatctactcgacacaaaattgaaggcTTATGgttcatttaataataaaattcaaatttatatttagatCAATTGTAAGGACTATAGATTTCTGCTACCTAAAGTCACTACCATCATCTTAACCTAAGCTCTTATGGAATTTAACTCTTAAGCCATCATTATAAAGATGTTTTAAAGACGAGAAactatagggacctcatgcatttctGTGTGTACATATGCATCAGGATACTTTCCCTTTTacgatgatgagtacggatgCGTAcgctatgatgatgatggtgatcatgCCACACATGACACTCAAGGGTCTGCTAACCTCCGAACGTCGTTGCGGACAACCAGCTTGACTATGATGGGTCCAGAGGGTGCGAACCACTTAAGGATTCATtgctcgcacgtgtgggtcgtgtgtaagGAAGTACTGCACATCCAATTTAGattggaggccacccctaggatgttttaacgataggtcccTAGAGCATGacttgcatgtgtttgcattttcatggcccctatagtggggtcacttagggagtattcttcgaaatactcaagACGTGTGCTACAtcattttcaggtaaagatAAGGCATTGTTATGTTTTTAAGATGAAGCTCAAGACGTGCGCTACAtcattttcaggtaaagatAAGCCATTGTTATGTTTTAAAGATGAAGTTATGATTGTACGATGATGTTTTAAGAGTTGAATTCTGCATAAGAGCTTCCGTAGCAGAAATCTAGGGATAATGTTTTTCACATTCGAAACAAATGAAGGATaacttcaaaaggaaaaacttgaaaagagGGGAAATGAGCCAACAGTCCCACAGAATTGGCGGATTTAGCACACACATTGGTGACTTTCCCCCTAAATCTCAACCTCATATACATCttcaaaaacacaaaattgctTACCTCCATCGAAATTATCCATTCAGGGCAATTGGATCCATATATACCACAGCAATCTCcctagaaaacaaaataaggaacCAGTCACAATAAGGCAAAACATAGTTCCACTTGATGCAGTAAAAAATTAAGGCAATATTAGAACTTCGAAGAACACACATTTCACTGAACATCACTTGGACTTACAGGATTAACGCCACACTTTCTAATAGCAGAACCCATCCGGATTGCAGCATCGTACGCTTCTTGATACGTGAGCCATACATAGGAACCCGCCTGCAAAACTCATGGAACCAGTTCCAATAActcaatttaatcttttaggTCTCGTTTCAAGTTCAGAGTTCGCCGGAAATTGTTACCTTGGAATCGCCGTTGGTTTGCCGACGACCAAGCATCCGGTTACCAGGATTCCTCTTGACGGAATCGCTGCAAGAAACGAGATCATATTGGTTGCCGCACTTTCACCGatcattttttaactttaaatatCGTAAATCAAATGCAGAtagctaaaaaaaatctttaataaatagtcaaaattaattcattaataaaaatttaggattcaataattcaaattattaatttaaaattttaattaatacgaactcaaaatttagattataaattgaagtttttcctaatttataaggaaacatttaatttttaaatggttgaattatatttaaatgtaatttttaaagtataaaattaaaaatacaagtaattttaattatatcattaaactttcaaaattatttttattaatttaataatttgttttaatatatatatatatatatatataaaaaatgagtatttttaataaataaattatgaaagttCCCAATGGCTTAGctcggaaaaaaaaattcaggttttaattaacgtaaaaaatcaaaggaaaatcatttaaagaatttaaattaaataaatttaaaaaaaaggcaaaCCTGAAGAACTGCCATGGAGATTCGAACCCAGTCGGCAACTGGAGAAGCCCATCTTTAGCGTAGATGCTCCGGTAAACCGGCCCCCCCGACGGCTTTCCGCCGCTCTCCGGCGTCGCATCCTCCACGGCCACCGTGTACGCCGTCGGCATTGTCATGAAAACAGCCGGAATTTGAAAGGAAACGGGTGCGGAAGATTGGGTTGGTCTGTTTGTGGGTGTGGGTTGCTGAAAAGGTCCGGTGATAGTGGCTTTATTACAGTTGATCTAAACCAGAGGTGGGCGGTTGGGAGGATGGTTGAGGTGGGTGTGATGAATGGCATTAAATTCTCAGCAAACTACAccaatttgtttcatttttttttttttttttacctatgttcaatttatttttacctcTTAATTATACTTTATTAGCTAAGAGTTCCAAAATTCGTGTTTTTTAATCTACATTTGGTTATGTCGACACGAGCGGAGTAGGAACGGCTATGCCTTCTTTGTTTGTGTATCCGccttctattttaatttgcaTCCCGGTTAAGTTTGTCCTTATGAAGTATGAATGCTCACcgaatttggtgtcaatcaaACATGGGATGAAAGCTCCACGAGGTCGAATGACTAGCAAAAACCGGCTCTAGTCTAggaagattgaaaatgactcaAAATGTATCTTAATGGATGTGACTAATAGTCAATTGTTCGAGGTCCGAGTTATATGGTTTCAAATATGTGATTGTTGATTATTTGCTTTGAGccttaacattttttttcttacaaattatttttaacccATTTCTTCTATTATAAAACTCTTGAAATTTGCTTTAGAAATCTAGTAAAAAAGCGAGATttttagatctaaattatccaataacccaaaaatgaaaaggaataaaCCTTGAATaaattaccttgatgatcaagatcaaaagtaaataaaactCGTTTTAACTTATAATTCGAATTACTCCACAAGATAGTTTGATCAATactacttgaatgactctaacATGCAAATTTAAACACACGAAGAGAAATAAGGGGCAAAGACAGATTGGGTTGACGTATTTTACAACTtgtaatttgaattattcCATAAGATAGCTTGATCAATACTACTGGAATAACTCTAGCATGCAAATTTAAACACACGAAAAGAAATAAGGGTTAAAGACAGATTGGGTTGACGTATTTTACAACTTGTGATTTGAATTATTCCACAAgatagcttgatcaaaactacttgaatgactctagcatgcaaATTTAAACACACAAAAAGAATATAAGGGGCAAAAATCAGATTGGGTTAACGTATTTTACAACTTGATAGCTTGATCAAGACTACTTAaatgactctagcatgcaaatttaaacacacaaaaataatataaggGGCAAAAATCATATTGGGTTAACGTATTTTACAACTTGATAGCTTGATCAAGACTACTTAaatgactctagcatgcaaATTTAAACACACGAAAAGAAATAAGGGGCAAAAACAGATTGGGTTAACGTATTTTACAACttgtgattcgaatcactccacaagatagtttgatcaataccacttttGACAAAGGACATGACAGACTCGGATTTGGTCAGAGTCGAGATTCAGGGCAAAgcacaagaacaaagaatacAATCCTCATTTTCGACACGGTTCGGCAAACAaggagaaatctctctccctcttaCTCCTTCATTCCAAGTGTAAATGAGAATTTTCGACCCAACACGGTCGGTTAAACAAAAATCACTAGAAACATCCTCTTCTCCCgagaattaattaaagtgtTTTAGGTTTATTAGAAATTAACATTCCTAACCTAAAATGTCCATACTCATATAAAGATAATTGATTCAAGCAAAGAGGGTAAGTGTGACATtaaataaggtagatataatGAAATCCCCAATAGGTTGCACATTAATTAAATGCATCCTTTTCAGGCGGCCTTTAAATGAAGGTTGGCagaccaaaaataaaaataaataaaaattacaatttattatttcatacaattaattctcctttttttttttcttctttcgaGGACCAATCACATGGgttgacgttttttttttttttttttttttttttttttttttttttttttttttatttatataattattcatttacccgctaaattaataaaaataatcctaaattttatattttgtttcaaaaatatcgctaaacttttaaaagttttaataatattattaaattaaaaatatatatatatatactcgtAAGTTAATttggaatgaaaataattaattttaaattatacgactcaaaaataatttgtttttaaatatggttgaatttatttcatccgctaaaataagaataataataaatttattgaaataatttaagaagaaaataaataaataataaactgacgatgaaagtctcacatctactaatttagagaaatatcatgagtttataaatgagAATACTAATTCTATCGGTGTGAGACTTtgtggggaagcccaaagcaaaatcatgagagcttatgctcggataatatcataccgtGGAGAGTCGCGTTTGTCTAACAATCAGAACACggtatttatttacaaatttacggtttaacctaaataaaaaaaaattaaaatgcatttCAACCCAACGATATCATATTAACACGTTAATATATGATTTAACATCaagtaaatatgatttttttttatttaaaaatttatgtgtCACGTAGTTTTCAATTACGTTACATTTTTACCCCCTTGAGTTTAATTTTCGATCggttcataaattaaaaaaaaaattatactcttaccccttaatttaaataattaattagttaaaaaaaactcgtcataattattttttaattaattaattgaaacttaatccaaaaaccaaaagcTCAGTCGACCCAATTCCTAAAATTAAACCAACATTagtaaaagattaaaaaaattagagaatcTAAAATTAGATTGAGAAGGGAAGGCACAGTAACAATAAATAGGTAACaataattcaactaccaaatattggtaattaataaatgaggaatcattaattatttcaccttataattttatatttagcaaataaatttaatgctGGATCTTCTTCAATAATATCTAAGGGCCCACCACTAACTAATTTATcctatttatataaaattttaaatctgtggaaaatatttattaaaaattttaatctttgaaaatttgtctcaattttgtttaaatttaagaatttattgaacatataattaaaatgtaataataaatttcataaactaaaattctaaattatacaTAAATTCAGTCAAAAAcactattaaaaatatttttttaattatttaaaaaatcacgACGTTATGAttaaatctcataaaactcgAATACGGGTTAGATTATAATCTTATGTTTAgatgagacaaaaaaaaaaaNaattctaatttttaaaaattaaaatttaaaatttcaaaagtttggGATTTAATTGTATGCCtcttttagaatttaattattttattaaatatgaaattaaaattttaatgaaaaatgaaaagagacaaaggagcagaaggaaaaggaaaaatcctaAATAGGGAGGAGAAGGAtgcaaatggaaaaaaaataaaaaataaaaaaataaaaaaataaaaaaatggggcattaaatatgaatatgtTAGAGTCGGGATTTAACCTGTTACCGGCAGTGGTTCATCGATTAAAgttagagatagagagagagagggctCTCTCgtcaatttttcattaaatgcTCCTCCCCACCTCCCATTAATGACCCCTACAAAATTGCCAGACAGCTCTCATTAAACACCTCCTACctccccttctctctcttccctttctctctctctcttccgtCCACCTCCGCCTTCCGTCGCATCGCTTTTCTTCCTCCGCCCTATCTCCCACCGTCCgttttttccctctctcttcCTCATCCTGTCCGCACACGTGTCCTCTCCTATTTTCACATTTTCAcattttcccccttttttttcttttttttttttctctcatcttCGGTTGAATCTCTCCGGTGATAGTAATGCCTCGGGATCTCCGCATCTCAATCGGCTCGATGAGAACGTTGCTGCTCCTCCGCTGGTTACCGACGATCGGAGAAACATTGGACTTGTCATCGACTTGCTTCGTCTCGATGAACCTCCGCCTACGCCGTTGGAGAATCTCCAGCTTGATTCCGATAGCGGAAAGAATCCTCCTCGTCGTCTGAAGAACGGCGATTTCATTCCTCTGTAGTATCGGAATGAGAATACTCTCGCCTTCGGTAGAGATCCGAACGGCGATGGCCGTTTGCTCCAGAAGCTTCCACGGCGGTACCTCCATGGCGATGCGGTTGCTGGTTCCAGAATCATTCTCTCTGACGCCAAGCTTCGTTCGAATCCGAATGAATACGATCGTTTCAGTAAGAAATCTCGCCCGTTCATTTGATCCTCTAACGAATTACTGTTCCTTGGTTCATCAACGCAAGGCGTGATTTCCGATTCTGTTGCGTGATAAGAATCTCGATTTGGAATAGGACCTTCCGCTAGCGGCTCTAATACGATGCTTTGTAAGATCGTATCGTCGAGGCTTGGCCGGATTCTTGCTGCCATAACTGGCGTGAACGGAGATTCTGGCCTGAAAACCACCGCGCGACAGAGAGGACAGTTCGCGTGTGATCTAAGCCATACGTCTATACAATCAACGTGAAATGCGTGAGAACAAATCGGAAGCGTTCGGACGTAATCGTCGTCTTCAAACTCCAGAAGACAAACGGCGCACTCACGGTCACGGCTGTCACGGCGGCTCTTGGCAGTATAGACGGAGAGTGGAATCGTCTTGATGATGGATTCGTCGAGGCCGTACGGGGAGAACACATGGTAGCCATCCGTATGCTCGAAGAAAGGCGAATCGTAAGGGAGCGAATCCAAGTCGCCGCCGGAGGAGGACGGGAGGTAAGATCGGGCGCGCCGTCGtctccgccgccaccgccgccaccggcggcggtggcggcgtATGAGGAGGAGGATTGGAGGGATGACGTGGCGGGAGATGAGGCGAGAGTAAGTGACGATGAGAAAGGCCGTAGCGATGACGACAACCATTGCGATTAGAGGAGGGCTGAAGTCGACTGGGAGCTTTCCCGGCAGTAAGGATGAGGGGGGAGGGAAATTGACGGCGGCGGCgtaggaggaggaggaggtggaaggggaaggagaaggagaagaagatggagaaggagaaggggCGGTCGACATGGAAGGTGCTGCAATGGCGGACTGTGAGTTTTGTTACAGAGAGGGATGTGAGAAAAAGGGAGGGTTTAATGGAGGGAAGATGGAAGAGAAGGGGGGTTTATTTGGATCCTTTGACTCGTTGTTAGGTCCTCCATGCGATTTGTCGACGAGGACCTTGGGTGAGTGACACGTCACTGTTCATGAATTTAAGGCCCTCGAGTTTTCATCTTCTGCGGACCATCACATTCCAATCTTCCATGTGTCTATTGCCACGTCACCAACCCTCCTTTCAATATATTATCGAACATAATTCCAACATATctcaaattcattaaattccAAACAACCTTC
The Cucurbita pepo subsp. pepo cultivar mu-cu-16 chromosome LG16, ASM280686v2, whole genome shotgun sequence genome window above contains:
- the LOC111776691 gene encoding RING-H2 finger protein ATL65; the encoded protein is MSTAPSPSPSSSPSPSPSTSSSSYAAAVNFPPPSSLLPGKLPVDFSPPLIAMVVVIATAFLIVTYSRLISRHVIPPILLLIRRHRRRWRRWRRRRRRARSYLPSSSGGDLDSLPYDSPFFEHTDGYHVFSPYGLDESIIKTIPLSVYTAKSRRDSRDRECAVCLLEFEDDDYVRTLPICSHAFHVDCIDVWLRSHANCPLCRAVVFRPESPFTPVMAARIRPSLDDTILQSIVLEPLAEGPIPNRDSYHATESEITPCVDEPRNSNSLEDQMNGRDFLLKRSYSFGFERSLASERMILEPATASPWRYRRGSFWSKRPSPFGSLPKARVFSFRYYRGMKSPFFRRRGGFFPLSESSWRFSNGVGGGSSRRSKSMTSPMFLRSSVTSGGAATFSSSRLRCGDPEALLSPERFNRR